In the Leptolyngbya sp. SIO1E4 genome, one interval contains:
- a CDS encoding helix-turn-helix transcriptional regulator, producing the protein MEPVPTEVVQQVAAYFSILSEPMRLKILTLLRDGEQCVQDLVEATATSQANVSKHLKVMMQAGILSRRAEGTSAYYSVADDLTFELCTLVCDRIATRIEQQAQTFRAFSLTPTARNGYTSGS; encoded by the coding sequence ATGGAGCCTGTGCCCACAGAGGTGGTTCAGCAGGTGGCGGCCTACTTCAGTATTCTGAGTGAGCCGATGCGCCTCAAAATCCTCACTCTCCTGCGTGACGGTGAACAGTGCGTTCAGGATTTAGTGGAAGCCACTGCCACTAGCCAGGCCAATGTTTCAAAGCATCTCAAGGTGATGATGCAAGCAGGTATCCTTTCTCGTCGAGCGGAAGGGACTTCTGCCTATTACAGCGTTGCCGATGATTTAACGTTTGAGCTTTGCACCCTGGTGTGCGATCGCATCGCCACTCGGATTGAGCAGCAAGCACAAACGTTCAGAGCCTTTAGCCTGACACCCACTGCCCGCAACGGATACACCAGCGGCTCTTAA
- a CDS encoding GerMN domain-containing protein → MEDQTPRRRPPLGIIIALVAIALSAGSATAWFTWRAIAPRAPQAEFPEIEIEGETLPEGFEAPTSDPINVPDPPEAEIAAEPNQRQSTIYWVSTQGEEIALAPVAVDLPEGETPENTLTLAFADLMTGPADSNGEAATTIPEQTELVALTVESDGVHVDLSNEFTVGGGSASMIGRLAQVVYTATTLEPETPVWISVDGSPLTLLGGEGLEVRQPVTRSDLEADFGVKEPTD, encoded by the coding sequence ATGGAAGACCAAACACCACGCCGTCGCCCCCCACTAGGAATCATCATCGCATTAGTGGCGATCGCCCTCAGCGCCGGTAGCGCTACGGCCTGGTTTACTTGGCGAGCCATTGCCCCCAGAGCGCCCCAGGCAGAATTTCCAGAAATTGAGATTGAAGGCGAGACGTTACCTGAGGGGTTTGAAGCCCCCACCTCTGACCCCATTAACGTTCCTGATCCGCCTGAGGCAGAAATCGCTGCCGAACCTAACCAGCGTCAAAGCACCATTTACTGGGTCTCGACCCAAGGCGAAGAAATTGCCCTGGCCCCAGTAGCAGTGGACTTGCCAGAGGGTGAAACGCCTGAAAATACGCTCACGCTGGCATTTGCTGACCTCATGACGGGGCCAGCAGACAGCAACGGTGAAGCGGCTACCACCATTCCTGAGCAAACCGAGCTAGTGGCACTTACGGTCGAGTCAGATGGTGTTCACGTTGATCTCTCAAACGAATTCACTGTGGGGGGTGGCAGCGCTTCCATGATTGGCCGCCTTGCCCAGGTGGTTTACACCGCTACCACGCTAGAACCTGAGACCCCTGTCTGGATTTCTGTAGACGGTAGCCCATTAACCTTACTGGGAGGGGAAGGGTTGGAAGTCCGGCAACCGGTTACCCGCAGCGATTTAGAGGCGGATTTTGGGGTTAAAGAACCCACTGATTAG
- a CDS encoding DUF2993 domain-containing protein, translated as MELITIVLSSLFTLITPVGLVADKVAEGLIRDRIHQAEALEVRIDNSPNFQLAGGRIERFRLAGRGVYPVPEFRIDIIDVETDPIDLDLAALQSGELALDEPIQSAAHLVLNTDDINALLKSQRVQSLLDTLRFSLPGGTEREANRYGLANPQVEFLMGNRLRVTVDLEDRVQDEKVAAVVESGFDMIDGHRLVLLEPTIVVDGQPVPRQLIEAFLEGIRSELTLKQLEEVSVIARVLQFELRPEALDVAVFVRVNPDSPLLNN; from the coding sequence ATGGAATTAATTACGATTGTTCTCTCTAGCTTGTTCACCCTGATTACGCCCGTGGGCTTAGTGGCTGACAAAGTCGCAGAGGGGCTGATTCGCGATCGCATTCATCAGGCTGAAGCCCTGGAAGTGCGTATTGATAATTCCCCCAACTTTCAGCTAGCCGGGGGCCGGATAGAGCGTTTCCGGTTAGCAGGGCGGGGGGTGTATCCAGTGCCTGAATTCCGCATTGACATTATTGATGTAGAAACTGACCCCATTGATTTAGATTTAGCAGCACTGCAGTCAGGGGAATTAGCCCTGGATGAACCGATCCAGTCCGCTGCTCATTTGGTTCTGAATACAGACGACATCAATGCGCTGCTGAAATCACAGCGGGTACAGTCGTTGCTTGATACCCTGCGTTTTAGTTTGCCAGGGGGCACTGAGCGAGAAGCCAACCGCTATGGGTTAGCCAACCCTCAGGTCGAGTTTTTAATGGGTAATCGGCTGCGCGTCACCGTTGATTTGGAAGATCGGGTACAAGATGAGAAAGTCGCAGCTGTGGTAGAGAGCGGCTTTGACATGATAGATGGTCACCGCCTGGTCTTATTAGAGCCCACCATTGTTGTTGATGGGCAGCCTGTTCCTCGCCAGCTGATTGAGGCTTTTTTAGAGGGGATTCGTTCAGAATTAACCTTAAAACAATTGGAAGAAGTGAGCGTGATTGCCCGCGTATTACAGTTTGAGCTGCGGCCAGAGGCGTTGGATGTGGCCGTGTTTGTGCGCGTTAACCCCGATTCTCCGCTGCTGAATAACTGA
- a CDS encoding proline--tRNA ligase: MRLSQMLFVTLREDPAEAEIPSHKLLLRAGYMRRIASGVYAYLPLLWRVLNKVSAIVREEMNATGAQECLLPQLQPSELWKESGRWDTYTKAEGIMFSLIDRRDQEMGLGPTHEEVITAVARDMIRSYRQLPLHLYQLQSKFRDEIRPRFGLMRGREFIMKDGYSFHATEESLKETYTDMYTAYSNILRRCGLKFRAVDADSGAIGGSGSTEFMVLAEAGEDEVLYTEDGKYAANLEKAVSRPVDAVPSTFKTFEKLETPNTPTIQTLADFLKCSPTQIVKNVLYQVGYDNGHTVLVLVSIRGDQDVNDVKLQNELTKLAGNYEASTVISLDVPDEAAQGKWAAKPLPLGYIAPDLSDDYIQSGLDHVESKFLRLIDETAVDLQHFVTGSNESGFHTVGGNWNQDYAQPKQVVDVREAQAGDRAVHDPTQTLQTARGIEIGHIFQLGTKYSVAMGATFTSETGEDLPLWMGCYGVGVSRLAQSAVEQSYDKDGIVWPVAIAPYQAIVVIPNINDEAQVNAAETLYADLNAAGIETLLDDRKERAGVKFKDADLVGIPFRIVTGRSLKEGKVEVVKRATHDSEDIALKDVVPTLRQWIEA, encoded by the coding sequence ATGCGCCTCTCCCAGATGCTGTTTGTGACCCTGCGAGAAGACCCCGCCGAGGCAGAAATCCCTAGCCATAAGCTGTTGCTGCGAGCCGGGTATATGCGGCGTATTGCCAGCGGTGTGTATGCCTATTTGCCCTTGCTGTGGCGAGTGTTGAACAAGGTCTCGGCCATCGTTCGGGAAGAGATGAATGCCACTGGTGCGCAAGAGTGCCTGCTGCCCCAACTGCAACCCTCAGAACTGTGGAAAGAATCAGGTCGCTGGGACACCTATACAAAAGCAGAAGGCATCATGTTTTCCTTGATCGATCGCCGCGATCAGGAAATGGGCTTGGGGCCAACCCACGAAGAGGTGATTACGGCAGTGGCCCGTGACATGATCCGCTCCTATCGGCAATTACCGCTTCACCTATACCAGCTACAGAGCAAGTTTCGAGACGAGATTCGGCCCCGCTTTGGGTTAATGCGAGGGCGTGAGTTCATCATGAAAGACGGCTATTCCTTCCACGCGACAGAGGAGAGCCTGAAAGAAACCTATACCGATATGTACACCGCCTACAGCAACATATTGCGGCGCTGCGGGCTTAAGTTTCGCGCGGTGGATGCCGATTCTGGGGCGATCGGCGGATCTGGCTCGACAGAGTTTATGGTGCTGGCGGAAGCCGGGGAAGACGAGGTTCTGTACACCGAAGATGGCAAATATGCTGCCAACCTTGAGAAAGCTGTTTCGCGACCAGTGGATGCCGTCCCGTCTACTTTCAAGACGTTTGAAAAACTAGAAACGCCGAACACGCCGACGATTCAAACCCTGGCGGATTTCCTCAAGTGCTCACCCACTCAGATTGTGAAAAACGTCCTATATCAAGTGGGGTATGACAATGGGCATACCGTGCTGGTGTTGGTGAGCATTCGCGGCGATCAGGATGTTAACGATGTCAAGCTGCAGAATGAGTTGACGAAGCTGGCGGGTAATTATGAAGCTAGCACCGTCATTAGCTTAGACGTTCCTGATGAGGCGGCTCAGGGCAAATGGGCCGCAAAGCCGCTGCCGTTGGGTTACATCGCCCCAGATTTATCCGATGACTATATTCAGTCTGGTCTTGACCATGTAGAGTCGAAATTTCTAAGGCTGATAGATGAGACAGCCGTGGATTTGCAGCACTTTGTCACTGGTTCTAATGAATCAGGTTTTCACACGGTAGGGGGCAACTGGAATCAGGACTACGCTCAGCCCAAACAGGTTGTGGATGTGCGGGAAGCGCAAGCGGGCGATCGCGCCGTGCACGACCCTACCCAGACGCTGCAAACTGCACGGGGTATTGAAATCGGCCACATCTTTCAACTGGGAACCAAATACTCGGTGGCGATGGGGGCGACCTTTACCAGTGAAACAGGGGAGGATCTGCCCCTCTGGATGGGCTGTTATGGGGTGGGCGTGTCTCGTCTGGCTCAGTCAGCGGTGGAGCAGTCTTACGATAAGGACGGCATTGTTTGGCCGGTGGCGATCGCCCCTTATCAGGCGATCGTAGTGATTCCCAACATCAACGACGAAGCCCAGGTGAACGCGGCTGAAACGCTCTACGCCGACCTGAATGCGGCGGGGATAGAAACCCTGCTGGATGACCGCAAGGAGCGCGCTGGGGTGAAATTCAAAGATGCTGATTTGGTGGGCATTCCTTTCCGGATTGTGACCGGGCGCTCTTTGAAAGAAGGGAAAGTGGAAGTCGTCAAACGCGCGACCCATGACTCTGAGGACATTGCCCTGAAAGATGTGGTGCCGACGTTAAGGCAGTGGATAGAAGCGTGA
- a CDS encoding MFS transporter produces MNTETNKTIKALHRHVFLGNFDQGVIFIFLSFLVWNKTESMLTVALAFIIPAVVNTVIDYFFSSLSDKGNRVALIIIGNVGSAIFLSCYGLFSGIYILYIFIFFKSLFEKIYQTSLSPYFREVIPEGDFKRFIAKTNTYGTIGASIGGFSLIYLYIYTQNIPLIFIVSGLIELVSTLFLFSLGNTKQKLKKDVESPIDAAKLKRFTFIYSLEAFGTALIINRFVIFLNDSHELQVQDVGLVFFIVYGISNLLAADLYKFFSSFAIKNMLIVNFSFQAILLIVMMSVNSLNLIIVLWFFFELVSNITTIYTDDHINKTLFTNIGKSLSKFRICISISGILGQFLIGTIWDIGGIGISFYFTGSILFTLAIIILFLKLNADEPKQAVIDNGN; encoded by the coding sequence TTGAATACAGAAACAAATAAAACAATCAAAGCTTTACATCGGCACGTTTTTTTAGGAAATTTTGACCAAGGTGTCATCTTTATATTTCTTTCTTTTCTTGTTTGGAATAAAACGGAAAGCATGCTGACAGTTGCTCTAGCTTTCATAATACCAGCTGTCGTGAACACAGTTATTGACTATTTTTTCTCTTCTCTGAGTGATAAGGGAAATCGCGTTGCATTAATAATTATTGGAAATGTCGGTTCTGCTATATTTCTTTCTTGTTATGGATTATTCAGCGGTATATACATCTTGTATATTTTCATCTTCTTTAAATCACTCTTTGAAAAAATATATCAAACTTCACTTTCTCCTTATTTTAGAGAAGTGATTCCTGAAGGCGATTTCAAAAGATTTATAGCAAAAACAAATACGTATGGAACAATCGGAGCTTCTATTGGAGGGTTTTCCCTAATATATTTATATATCTATACTCAAAATATTCCACTTATTTTTATCGTTTCCGGTTTGATCGAGCTTGTATCAACACTTTTTCTATTTTCACTTGGAAATACTAAGCAGAAATTGAAGAAGGATGTCGAGAGCCCAATTGATGCCGCAAAACTAAAAAGATTTACCTTTATCTACTCACTAGAAGCATTTGGTACTGCGTTAATAATCAATAGGTTTGTGATTTTCTTAAACGATTCTCATGAATTACAAGTTCAAGATGTTGGACTTGTATTTTTCATCGTATACGGAATTTCAAATCTATTAGCTGCTGATTTATATAAGTTCTTCAGTTCTTTTGCTATAAAAAATATGCTTATAGTTAATTTTAGTTTTCAAGCGATATTACTTATTGTAATGATGAGTGTTAATAGTCTCAATTTAATCATTGTATTATGGTTCTTTTTCGAACTCGTATCTAATATTACCACCATTTATACAGACGATCATATTAACAAAACACTTTTTACAAACATTGGCAAGTCTCTTTCAAAATTCAGAATTTGTATTTCTATTTCAGGAATCCTTGGACAATTTTTAATTGGTACTATCTGGGATATTGGGGGGATTGGTATAAGCTTCTACTTTACTGGTTCCATATTATTCACATTAGCAATTATTATTCTATTTCTTAAATTAAATGCTGATGAGCCTAAACAAGCAGTCATTGATAATGGGAACTAA
- a CDS encoding class I SAM-dependent methyltransferase, which produces MEFDMEGMEYFLEIYGRVPRAGPGSFECTKKAFEMMSQVPDKPYILDIGCGPGVQTVDLLKISGGSVLALDFLPLMLERTQANAEKANVSERLEVIEQDMAQMEFPPASFDVVWSEGAIYNLGFENGLKQVKNFVKPGGYVAVSEAVWLKANPPSPVEKFWREYPEIDTIENKLAVIDDLGYEQTGHFVLPEITWTAEYYDPMEKLVAKKQQIG; this is translated from the coding sequence TTGGAATTTGATATGGAAGGAATGGAGTATTTTTTAGAAATCTACGGCAGAGTTCCTCGTGCCGGCCCCGGGTCGTTTGAATGCACAAAAAAAGCCTTTGAAATGATGTCCCAGGTTCCGGATAAACCATATATTCTAGATATTGGCTGCGGCCCTGGAGTTCAAACGGTGGACCTACTAAAAATCTCCGGTGGTTCCGTCCTTGCGCTAGATTTTCTGCCATTGATGCTTGAGCGGACGCAGGCTAATGCGGAAAAGGCTAATGTATCTGAAAGATTGGAAGTCATAGAGCAAGATATGGCCCAAATGGAATTTCCGCCTGCTAGCTTTGATGTGGTTTGGTCCGAAGGTGCGATTTATAATTTAGGCTTTGAAAATGGCCTAAAACAGGTCAAGAACTTTGTGAAGCCTGGTGGTTATGTAGCGGTAAGTGAGGCTGTATGGCTCAAAGCTAATCCTCCTTCGCCAGTAGAAAAATTCTGGAGGGAATATCCCGAGATCGATACCATCGAAAACAAGTTAGCGGTGATAGACGATTTGGGCTATGAGCAAACTGGACATTTTGTTCTGCCTGAAATTACTTGGACAGCGGAGTATTACGATCCGATGGAAAAGCTTGTTGCAAAAAAACAACAGATTGGGTAG
- a CDS encoding acetylxylan esterase: protein MAVAQRLSVSIQSDINLSTAMDSTHFLSLLGEMPNKSELNLKVIEEVDCGAFVRQKISYSSEAGETISAFLCIPKNVSASLPAIYCFHQHAANWSLGKSEVVGLAGSPDQVYAKELSERGYITLAPDAICFEERADAIDPVQYHAHQLHSRLMRGQTLLGKVLFDISAGIDLLQSLLQVDVTRIGFIGHSYGGRTALFAPAFDRRIKVSVSNCGSTKFKTMLAQDIGIQFDYVVPGFLAWGDIEDIVRLVEPSHLLMLGTDADKWSQDIDDIYEYAKSAFVTGELERQIYPGKHSFSEEMRERAYKFLDRHLNKPALPAR from the coding sequence ATGGCAGTAGCTCAAAGGCTATCTGTTAGCATTCAGAGTGATATTAATCTCAGCACTGCAATGGATAGCACCCATTTCCTCTCCTTGCTAGGTGAGATGCCTAACAAAAGTGAATTGAACCTCAAGGTGATTGAGGAAGTAGACTGTGGCGCGTTCGTTCGTCAGAAAATTAGCTATTCATCTGAGGCAGGAGAAACAATTTCCGCGTTTCTCTGTATTCCTAAAAACGTCAGTGCATCGCTCCCTGCCATATATTGCTTTCATCAACACGCAGCAAACTGGTCACTAGGTAAAAGCGAAGTTGTCGGGCTTGCGGGCTCACCGGATCAAGTTTATGCCAAAGAACTGTCAGAACGAGGCTATATCACTCTGGCTCCCGATGCCATTTGCTTTGAAGAAAGAGCAGATGCCATCGATCCAGTGCAATATCATGCCCACCAACTTCATAGCCGATTAATGCGAGGGCAAACCCTTCTGGGGAAAGTTTTGTTTGACATCAGTGCAGGGATTGATTTACTTCAGAGTTTGTTGCAGGTAGATGTAACAAGAATCGGCTTCATTGGTCATTCCTATGGTGGTAGAACCGCCTTGTTTGCACCAGCTTTTGATCGAAGAATCAAGGTATCAGTAAGTAATTGTGGTTCTACAAAATTCAAGACGATGTTGGCACAAGATATCGGCATTCAGTTTGATTATGTCGTTCCTGGCTTTTTAGCATGGGGTGACATTGAAGACATTGTGCGGTTAGTCGAGCCATCTCACTTACTCATGCTGGGCACTGATGCTGATAAGTGGAGTCAAGACATTGACGATATTTACGAGTATGCAAAATCGGCATTCGTGACAGGCGAATTAGAGCGGCAAATCTATCCTGGAAAGCATAGCTTTTCGGAGGAGATGCGTGAAAGAGCGTATAAATTCCTAGATCGTCATCTGAATAAACCTGCGCTGCCAGCAAGATAA
- a CDS encoding alpha/beta hydrolase: MLALSITAISLLAGIFYQAVSEALDRRSHPPQGELVDIGGFRLHLNCIGQGTPTVVMDAGGAAPSITWGLVPSEIAKFTRVCTYDRAGLGWSDRNPRISRTSQQSVDELHLLLTKAGINPPYILVGHSLGGVNMRLYASQYPEDVVGLVLVDSSHENQITSEMWRRIKMQSWLYQVLRIASQVGVLRLIGEMNLLPILEDIKREIQKYPLAVQTLFNPYKSFCYRPDYWATASSELSNIKKSFEELRSVTSLGSLPLIVLSQGSKDSKMSDERFQQWASLQLDLTKLSSNSQRIIAENSGHLVQLDQPELVISAVQRLIESV, encoded by the coding sequence GTGCTTGCTCTAAGTATTACCGCAATCTCATTACTTGCAGGGATTTTCTATCAAGCAGTGAGTGAAGCCTTGGATCGACGCAGCCATCCTCCACAGGGCGAACTTGTGGATATTGGGGGATTTCGTCTACATCTCAACTGTATTGGGCAGGGTACACCAACAGTTGTTATGGATGCTGGTGGTGCTGCTCCCTCAATTACATGGGGCTTAGTTCCATCGGAAATTGCTAAATTCACCCGTGTTTGCACCTATGATCGAGCGGGTTTGGGGTGGAGCGATCGCAATCCCAGAATCTCCCGCACCAGTCAGCAGAGCGTTGATGAATTACATTTACTTCTGACTAAAGCTGGAATTAATCCTCCCTACATTTTAGTCGGACACTCATTGGGGGGAGTCAATATGCGGCTGTATGCGAGTCAATATCCAGAAGATGTAGTCGGATTAGTGTTAGTCGATTCTTCCCATGAAAATCAGATAACATCTGAAATGTGGAGGCGCATAAAAATGCAGTCTTGGCTTTATCAGGTTTTGAGGATTGCCAGCCAAGTTGGCGTGCTGCGATTAATCGGGGAGATGAATCTGTTACCAATTCTTGAGGACATTAAGCGAGAAATTCAAAAATATCCGCTGGCAGTACAAACCTTATTTAATCCCTATAAATCCTTCTGTTACCGTCCCGACTATTGGGCAACCGCATCCAGTGAACTTTCCAATATAAAAAAGAGCTTTGAGGAACTTCGATCAGTTACATCACTGGGCAGCCTGCCTTTGATTGTGTTGAGCCAAGGTTCTAAAGATTCAAAGATGAGTGATGAAAGATTCCAGCAATGGGCATCACTTCAGTTAGACTTGACCAAACTATCATCAAATAGTCAACGTATCATTGCAGAAAATAGTGGACATCTTGTGCAACTAGATCAACCTGAGTTGGTTATTAGTGCAGTCCAACGGTTGATTGAAAGCGTCTAA
- a CDS encoding ATP-grasp domain-containing protein produces MRVLYPENPLEKSQADEPYQEEFLAVSGAGYPCSLFDFDALTFDEFKPHPKIQVGERVLYRGWMLNPQGYRQLTKQIERKGGEPITSYADYLRCHHLPGWYEQCSSFTAETHFFKPDADFKSALDQLGWDCYFVKDFVKSNTTEKGSIANSPSEVCVIVDQIATYRGEIEGGVAIRRVEHYKPQTERRYFVVRGVPYSLNEKVPELVKEVAKAVEAPFYSVDVVENLAGELRLVELGDGQVSDKKAWSAPKFMEVISAIA; encoded by the coding sequence ATGCGTGTTCTCTATCCTGAAAACCCATTAGAGAAGTCACAAGCCGATGAACCTTATCAGGAAGAGTTCTTGGCTGTGAGTGGAGCAGGTTACCCATGCTCACTCTTTGACTTTGATGCCTTGACATTTGATGAGTTCAAACCACACCCAAAGATCCAGGTTGGCGAGCGAGTGCTGTACCGTGGCTGGATGCTAAATCCACAAGGGTACAGGCAGTTAACTAAGCAGATTGAGCGAAAAGGAGGTGAACCAATCACTTCTTATGCTGACTACCTTCGCTGTCATCATCTGCCTGGTTGGTATGAGCAATGTTCAAGCTTCACAGCAGAGACTCATTTTTTCAAGCCTGATGCGGATTTTAAGTCAGCGCTTGATCAGCTGGGGTGGGACTGTTATTTCGTTAAAGACTTTGTGAAGTCAAACACGACAGAAAAGGGCTCGATTGCAAATTCACCCTCTGAAGTTTGTGTCATCGTCGATCAAATTGCTACATATCGGGGTGAAATTGAAGGTGGTGTAGCTATTCGACGCGTTGAACATTACAAGCCTCAAACAGAACGCCGCTACTTTGTAGTTCGTGGTGTTCCGTATTCACTGAATGAAAAAGTTCCTGAGCTTGTAAAAGAAGTCGCAAAAGCTGTTGAGGCACCTTTCTATTCTGTTGATGTAGTAGAGAACTTAGCAGGGGAGTTGCGTCTCGTTGAGCTTGGGGATGGGCAAGTTTCAGATAAGAAAGCTTGGTCGGCACCAAAATTCATGGAAGTTATTTCAGCAATTGCCTAA
- a CDS encoding GNAT family N-acetyltransferase — MLLETERLTFRELTFNDVDDLLKVLSDPEVMKFYPKPFDRQMTQEWIEWSIQRYTQHGFGLWALILKENGDLIGDCGLVLQEVDSIEEVEIGYHVRRDLWGQGLATEAAQACRDYGFNQLGFNKLVSLINPANIASRRVAEKTGMSLIKEVQWREKPTCIYAVEHSNSAA, encoded by the coding sequence ATGTTGTTGGAAACTGAACGATTAACTTTTCGGGAACTGACGTTTAATGATGTAGACGATCTACTCAAAGTCCTCTCTGATCCTGAAGTGATGAAGTTCTACCCAAAACCATTTGATCGTCAGATGACTCAGGAATGGATCGAATGGAGTATACAAAGATACACTCAACATGGGTTTGGGCTATGGGCGCTAATTCTTAAAGAGAATGGCGATCTAATTGGCGATTGTGGGTTGGTTCTTCAGGAGGTTGATAGTATTGAGGAAGTGGAAATTGGCTACCATGTTCGTCGTGATTTATGGGGACAGGGCTTAGCAACGGAAGCCGCACAAGCTTGTCGTGATTATGGGTTTAACCAATTAGGTTTTAATAAACTTGTTTCATTGATCAATCCTGCCAATATCGCATCGCGTCGTGTTGCTGAGAAGACCGGAATGAGTCTGATTAAAGAAGTACAGTGGCGAGAGAAACCGACCTGTATTTATGCAGTTGAACATAGCAACAGTGCGGCATAA
- a CDS encoding RidA family protein: MSKKLINPEELYDGAAFGMSQATVETDLGLVFVSGQVDWNHQYETTENSVEGQMRKALDNLKIALTAAGSSVEQLLQVRVYIRGELGEHMEAVAPILSDFLGESRPSVTGIGVASLASPSTLVEVEAVASVR; the protein is encoded by the coding sequence ATGAGCAAAAAACTAATCAATCCAGAAGAACTGTACGATGGCGCTGCATTTGGCATGTCTCAGGCTACTGTCGAGACGGACTTGGGGCTAGTGTTCGTATCCGGTCAGGTCGATTGGAACCATCAATATGAGACTACAGAAAACTCGGTTGAAGGACAAATGAGAAAGGCGCTTGACAATCTTAAAATCGCCCTAACAGCCGCTGGCTCATCGGTCGAACAGCTATTGCAAGTTCGTGTGTATATCCGAGGTGAACTTGGAGAACATATGGAAGCTGTTGCTCCTATTCTTTCTGACTTTTTAGGCGAGTCTCGTCCATCTGTAACGGGTATCGGCGTAGCTTCCCTCGCATCACCATCAACACTTGTTGAGGTTGAGGCAGTAGCTAGCGTTAGATAG